A single region of the Vicia villosa cultivar HV-30 ecotype Madison, WI linkage group LG4, Vvil1.0, whole genome shotgun sequence genome encodes:
- the LOC131599427 gene encoding mitogen-activated protein kinase kinase 2-like yields MKKGCLDPNLKLTVPASNQASFAKFLTQSGTFKDGNLLVNKDGVRIVSQSEVETQPPIKPIDNQITLAEIDTIKVIGKGNGGIVQLVQHKWTNQFFALKQIQMNLEGSTCRQIAQELKINQSAQCPYVVVCYQSIYDNGTISIILEYMDGGSLEDLLNKVITIPEPFLAAICKQVLKGLMYLHHEKHIIHRDLKPSNILINHRGEVKITDFGVSIIMETTSGQANTFIGTYNYMSPERIDGSQQGYNYKSDIWSLGLMLLKCATGRFPYTPPDNSEGWENLFQLIEAIVENPSPSAPSDECSPEFCSFISACLQKNPRDRPSARNLLRHPFVNMYDDLHVDLSDYFSNAGSTLANI; encoded by the exons ATGAAGAAAGGATGCTTAGATCCAAATCTCAAACTCACTGTTCCTGCATCCAATCAAGCTTCTTTTGCAAAATTCTT GACTCAAAGTGGCACTTTTAAAGATGGAAACTTACTTGTTAATAAGGATGGAGTTAGAATTGTCTCTCAGAGTGAAGTTGAAACT CAACCACCAATAAAGCCAATAGACAATCAGATAACTTTGGCAGAGATTGATACAATCAAAGTGATTGGAAAGGGAAATGGAGGGATAGTCCAATTGGTTCAACACAAATGGACTAATCAGTTTTTTGCATTAAAG CAAATTCAAATGAATCTTGAGGGTTCTACATGCAGACAAATAGCACAAGAGCTAAAAATCAATCAATCAGCGCAATGTCCTTACGTTGTTGTTTGTTACCAATCGATCTACGATAATGGCACGATATCAATCATCTTAGAGTACATGGATGGAGGCTCCTTAGAGGATCTGTTAAACAAAGTTATAACGATTCCAGAACCGTTTCTTGCCGCCATTTGTAAGCAG GTGCTAAAGGGTTTGATGTATCTTCACCATGAGAAACACATTATTCATAGGGACTTGAAACCTTCTAATATACTTATAAATCATAGAGGGGAAGTAAAGATTACCGATTTCGGTGTCAGTATAATCATGGAAACTACTTCTGGTCAAGCAAATACTTTCATCGGTACATACAACTATATGTCT CCGGAAAGAATCGATGGAAGCCAACAAGGTTACAATTACAAAAGTGATATATGGAGCTTGGGATTGATGTTGCTTAAGTGTGCAACGGGGAGATTTCCATATACACCACCAGATAATAGCGAGGGATGGGAAAATTTGTTTCAGCTTATCGAAGCCATTGTCGAAAATCCTTCACCAAGTGCTCCTTCTGATGAATGTTCACCCGAATTTTGCTCGTTTATCTCAGCATG TTTACAGAAAAATCCAAGGGACAGACCATCGGCTCGAAACCTATTG AGGCATCCTTTTGTGAACATGTATGACGACTTACATGTGGATCTTTCGGACTATTTCTCCAATGCAGGGTCTACACTTGCAAACATATAA